Part of the Vibrio penaeicida genome is shown below.
ATAAGCTGAATGGTCACAAGTAACGATTCTGTTGATACTCCTTTCAATTACTTTTTGCATCCTTAAATCGTCTATTCGCTCTCGATTTTTAATCAAACTTTTAAAGGTGAATTGATGGTTACTCGCTAATTTATTAGCATCTCCGTGATTGTTTCTATCGTAAGGCTTTATAATGATTAAAAAAAATTTGTTAGCGGTGTCTTTAGCCGTTAGTTTTAATGCGTTTGGTGTGAACTCAAGTTCTAACGGTGGTTGGATAAGTTTAGGTGTGCCTTCATACGTGCATATTGGCAGTGATGGCCGGTTTTTTTTAAATGGTTCCAACCAAGGAACGTGCTCTGGCACTAAACCGACTTATTTCCGTATGGACATGAATAAGCCTCATTTCAACAAAATGTATTCTTGGCTTCTAACAATGAGCACTCAAGGTAAATCAATAGATTGTGTAATCGACTCAGGTTGTGGGACCAATGAAGTCTGGGTGTCGTATTGCCGTGGACCACTGAAGTAAAAAGAGAAACTAAATATGAAAGTAAAAACATTGTTTACTGCAGCACTTGCTACCTTCTCTGTATTTACACAAGCAGAACAAATACTGGGGTCTAAAACCGTTTTGCGAACCTTCTCGGAAGGCTCTGCTAAAGCGGGTTTTTATACTAAAGAAGGGCTGCAAGAATGTAAGTGGGGCATTATGTATATAGATTTGTCGACTGAAGCTGGAAAGGCGATGTTCTCTCAAGTACTTACGGCAAAAACAGCGGGTTTTAAAATCGTACGTATCGATTATTCAAAGACAGGCGCACTCTGCACAGCCAATGGATTACACATTCAATAACAGGGCATATTTAATTTCAAGGAAGAAAAATGAAAGTAATAAAGTTTATTTTGTTAAGCGTGATCGTATTGATCCCAAGTTTGAGTTTTGCAGCCGGCGTAACTTCTGATAAAGGGCAAGTCAAGCTGATTAACGTTCAGAGAGAGGGCAACTTTGTACGTGTGGACTTCTCGCAACCTATTAAAAATCCAGGGAATTGTGAAGGAGCGAGCTTTTACATCGCAGAACTTAGTGATTCATCAGGAAGTAACCGTTTCTATTCAGCGCTTCTCACAGCATATACCTCAAAATCGACAGTGAGCTTCTGGGTTTCAGGATGTACCAAGCAAAAATATTGGGGACAGACTCGCCCTGCAATTTTTGACATCTACATGTATTAGTGAACGGTTAGATCTAATGATAAAGAACATCACTCTATTTTCTCTGTCTTCGCTTTTATTGTCGTTTCCATCATACGGTAAATGGTTAAGCACCAGCGGCACAATAACATCGTTAACAACGTATGGTCATACCAACACAGTGCTCGTGAGCTTAACGGATCAAAGGGCACATATTACAGAGTGCTCCAACAAAACCACTTTTGCTATTAGCAGCTCTTTAGATCCAGAGGCGCGTTCGAGAATGTATTCCATGCTTCTAGCTGCAAGAGCGTCGGGGAAGGCGGTCACCATTTCTTATAGCGATGTTGGCGGTTGTGAGCCGTGGGATAGCAATATCAATGTTTACCGTAGAATCACCCGCCTCATTCACTAATTTTTTAAACTCAGTTGGTAAAACATAAATGAAAAAATACATAATTTTGCTCGTGCTTTTAATGGTATCTGCGTCCTCTTATGCGAAATACACCGCCAATTTTCGCGGCGTCATCACAGATGTTCTAACATACCCAGGAAGTACACTAATATTGATTAAAGTGACGAATATGCCTAAGAGCCATCCAAAATGCACAATGCTGGATTATATGGCGATTGATCCGGCTATTTCGTCTGAATCTCGTCAGCTGGTTATGTCTCGGATTCTCACGGCATACACCACCAAAGAAACCGTCACTATTGGGTTCGACAAAGAAAGTCATTCAGACTCATGTACTGGTGGCGACCGCATGCGCGTACATAGGGTGGGATAAGAATGAAAACGTTAATTGCAGCTTTATTATTCTCGCTTCTGTCTTTTCAAACATTTGCTGGGTGCAGTGGGCACAGCTGTACAGGTGTTAAAGTTAGCCGTCTTTACGTCAATGTAGATGGTAATGCGGTGGTGAGTACATCTGGAAACGAAGCAAATCTAACCTGTGAAGCGGGAAAAAACGGGTATATCCATCTAGATCCAGCAAGTAAGAACTACGAAGCAGTGTATTCATTATTGCTTACTGCCCATATTCAAGCACACCCCATTTGGATTCGAACAAATTCGGATTCTAGTATGTGTAAAGTGGTTTATGTGGTTTCGGATAAATAGTAATTACAGTAACAATTCACACTAGAGGTTAAACATGTTATCGAACACATTAAAAGTAGTCACACTTATAGCTCTGCTTGTTTGTACGTTCTCTGCTTCAGCCAATACTGAAAAATATGTACCTACTCAAATTAGCGTTGAGTTAGGGAATGTATATATTTGGAATGCGAGTTATATCAATACGAAAGGTTGTGATTTGTCTGGAGTTGTTAAGCTTAATAGAGACGCTTTAGGATTTCAGGAAATGTACAGCATGGTACTCACCGCTTATACCGCTAAGAAACCCATTGGATTTTGGATCAGAAGTTGTGAGTCCAGTCCTTGGGGGAAAACAATCCCAACCGCCTATATGAGTTACATGTAGGCACTCCATAAAAAACAAGACGAGAGTTAATATGAGAAACTGGATATTCGCGGTACTGCTAAGTGCTGTAAGCTGTATGTCTCATGCAGGAGTTGATATTGCTTCTACTGTTGAAAGGCTAAAAATTAATGGTGATGGCAAACTATGGATTAAAATGACAAGTCCTGCGTTTGATAAGTATTGCAAGAAAGGTTGGTATGAATTCAATATGTATATTCCTGAGTCTGATAAGTCTTACCCCTTTTATTATGCTCTGTTAACGACAGCGCTATCGAGTGGGAAGAGTGTGTATATCGCTAACATCAGTAAATACGATGGCAGTACGTACTGTGATCTAACTAAAACAGGATATGGCATCGTTCTGCGTAGGTAGTCGAAAATCCAAAAATTGAAAAAGCCAGCGATTAGGTTTTCTCTATATCGCTGGCTTTTTTCGTTTCTAGGTTAAGCCATTTAGTCTAACCGAATTTTAGTGGAGTCTTTTTCTCCTTCGTTATCGGTGACTGTGAGCCTAACTGCCTTTTTATTGGCGGGGAGTCGGGTGAAGATAACAGTGCCGAAGCGCACTTTTTTCTTACCCAATTTCCAGCGAGTTTTCACGATATGCCCGTCCGGATCGTAGCTTGTGGAATACAGCAAAGCGTAACGCCCGAATAGAGGGAAATAGCCACCCTGAGCGACAGGCGGTTCGTTAACTGCTGCGACGATCTCTATCGTTTCTGAATGACGAGCCGTTGCACCTTGGTCGTCAGTCACTGTAAGTACGACCGTATATTCACCTGCTTTATCGTAGCTCCAACTTGGGTTGAACTCTGTACTGGTTTGACCGTTTCCAAAGTCCCACAAATACCCAACAATCTCGCCGTCGGGGTCACTACTCACGTTAGATGAAGTGACGCTCATGCCTTCGACTTTTAACGTGAAGTTGGCGATTGGCGCTTCATTGGGCTTATCGTAAGAAACTTGAATGACGCCATAGCTGTTATCAGGCGCTTGATGGATCAGTTTTACCGATAAGCCATACTCCATCACTTTGCGACCAGCGTGTGGAGCACCGGGGGAAGAGTAATCCTCTTTATCATCAAACACACCGTTTGGCGTTAGGCTGGTATCTTGCAGCAAGTTACCTTCTTTATCGACCAAAACGAGTGGCGAATTGTTTTCTAAAGAAAAGGCAGCATCGCGAACTTGGTAACGGGATCTCGCCACTTCGCCGCTAGACCAAACAAACGGAGTTTGGTCGGCATCGACCACACCTAGCCAACCTTCCCCAGGGTGCAATCCTACCCAATTATCGGTAAAGGAATTATCGACATACCACACAACCAAACCTGGATCATAAGAAATCAGCTGTCCAATTCTGCGAATACTCTCAAGCCCTTTATCGACGCCATCGTAACTGCGCCATTGGAGCAAGTAATAGTGATCCGCTAAGTGGAAACCTGCATTCTTACTGAATCCGCTGAATGCAAAGGTGCTTGTCCCTTCAGCGTCATCAATGCCACGAGTCGCTCCGTCGACTTCAAACGCAATGTCGTCTACGTACAACCCTTCCATGGCTAAACCGCCATCAGTGACATAATCAAAAGTGAGTGTGATTTCGCTGCCTGCCCATTCCGACAAATCAAAACGAGCGTCTACCCATCCTTTAGAGTCTCCTGTTATCGCAGGTACCAGACCCGTGTTGTAAGGATCTTGAGTGGTCGTAATGTTCCCCGCGATTTGAGTGCCATTGACCAATACTCGAGCATAATCGTAGTCCACTTCTATCTCATACCACGCCTTAAAGGTGAGGTGCACTGAACCACCCGAAGGGACGGTGAGTTTACGGCTCATACTGTTATTGAGGTCGTCCCCTTTCTGGGAGTAAAACGAGTATTCGCCGCCAAACGGTTTAACACCGTCGACTTTTTTCGCAGGTAACTCGATTTTCACCATATTGGGGCGAAGGTTATCCGTGGTTTCAAATAACGTTAGGTTACGAGGCTTCTCGGCTAAATCATCAAGCGAGAGTTGTGTGCTGTTCAGCCAGCGTCCCCCTAACGATTCTTGCAAGAACTCTTTGGCATAAGAACTGAATGCTGTGGGTCTAATCCCCCCTAGTTCGCCTGCCCAGCTGCCAGAAGACATAATGGACCAATATGCGACAGGCTCACCTTTACCCGTTCCCCGAGTGTCGTATTCGTCTGGTAAGCCTAAGTCGTGCGCGTATTCATGCGCCGCGATCCCAACGGCAGCATCAAGAGGCTGAATGGTGTAATCAAACGCAGCGTATTGCCCATTGAATCGATCAGGTAGCGTGCTGGACGTTCCCGGAAGTTGGTGAACAGAACCTAAGTTCCAGCGGTGAGACCAAATGGCGTCTTCACCCAAAACACCACCACCGGCTTCTTCGCCCACCGAGGAATGGAAGATCATAAGGTGGTCGATTAGCCCATCAGGCTCACGGTAATCGCCATCGCCATCGAAGTCGTATCGGTCTTCAATGTCGTAGTCGTCTAAGTTGACACTGGGATCATTCGCCAACTGGTTGAGAGCTTCTCGCACCAATTCACGAACATTACTGTCGTTACCAGAACTGGCATCATTCCCCCCGTAGTATTTGGCGTTTTTAGCCGCTCTATACCATCCAAATCCTTCACCCGTAACCGAATAGGTTCCACCGGATTCTTGTTCGTAATATTGCTTCATAGAAACAATGTTTTCGCCATTGGGACCTTCATAGCCAGAGGGGGAAAACAACAAGTCAGCGTAATGCGAAATGGGGTAAGAATCATACAACATATCGGTATGCTCATCGGTGATTCTGTTGTCATCCCACGGTAAGTCAGGGAAGTCGATCATCAACGCGATGACTCTGTCCGTTCTTTTTATGGTGACAGAACGGGACGAAAAAGAAATGGCATTGAGCTTCTGCCCTTTCTTATTTGCTAACGATTTAAATATCTTATTTCTCTGCTCAATGGCTTTTTTTCCAAATTGAGCATCGCCATGTGTATGAGGGTTCAGTTTTGTATTTAAGAATGTCTTTACGGCTTCTTCTTTTTCTATTTGTGTTGCATCTTTATTGAGTTTACCAGAGCGAATTAGCATTTCCGCTATTCTCTCTTCATTAACAACACCCATATCGGCCGGAGTATTGGCGTAAGATATTCCACTGAATACTGCCAGCGATGTTGCCAGCAGTATGGTGTTTTTAAAAATTGCCATTTTTTATTCCTTAGTGGTTGTTTTTATTTATCATTCCTTCTGTTTCTTTATTGATACCTCCGTTGGTGAGATTGTGATTTCAAACCTGTTGGATTAAATTTTTATATTAGCGATCTGTAAAAAATATAATGTGATTATTTATTCTAAATAGACGAATATATTATCAATCTAAATTCTTTAATTAATGGCGATAGATTAGTTGAAATAATTTTTAAAAATTTTGGTAATGGTTCTAATTCTTAAATATGAATAAGGAAAGGGAGGCGGTTTATTACTTGGCTGTGTTGGAAATGGGATTGTTTACATAATATTTAAAATTTGCTGAACGAATTCCAATTGATCAAAAAAAGCCAGCGATTAGTTTTCGCTATATCGCTGGCTTTTGTCATTTCTAGACTCTGTTCTTAGTCTAATTGAATTTTAGTGGAACCATACAATCCTTGGTTATCTTTTACTGTTAGCCAAACCGTTTTTG
Proteins encoded:
- a CDS encoding immune inhibitor A domain-containing protein, coding for MAIFKNTILLATSLAVFSGISYANTPADMGVVNEERIAEMLIRSGKLNKDATQIEKEEAVKTFLNTKLNPHTHGDAQFGKKAIEQRNKIFKSLANKKGQKLNAISFSSRSVTIKRTDRVIALMIDFPDLPWDDNRITDEHTDMLYDSYPISHYADLLFSPSGYEGPNGENIVSMKQYYEQESGGTYSVTGEGFGWYRAAKNAKYYGGNDASSGNDSNVRELVREALNQLANDPSVNLDDYDIEDRYDFDGDGDYREPDGLIDHLMIFHSSVGEEAGGGVLGEDAIWSHRWNLGSVHQLPGTSSTLPDRFNGQYAAFDYTIQPLDAAVGIAAHEYAHDLGLPDEYDTRGTGKGEPVAYWSIMSSGSWAGELGGIRPTAFSSYAKEFLQESLGGRWLNSTQLSLDDLAEKPRNLTLFETTDNLRPNMVKIELPAKKVDGVKPFGGEYSFYSQKGDDLNNSMSRKLTVPSGGSVHLTFKAWYEIEVDYDYARVLVNGTQIAGNITTTQDPYNTGLVPAITGDSKGWVDARFDLSEWAGSEITLTFDYVTDGGLAMEGLYVDDIAFEVDGATRGIDDAEGTSTFAFSGFSKNAGFHLADHYYLLQWRSYDGVDKGLESIRRIGQLISYDPGLVVWYVDNSFTDNWVGLHPGEGWLGVVDADQTPFVWSSGEVARSRYQVRDAAFSLENNSPLVLVDKEGNLLQDTSLTPNGVFDDKEDYSSPGAPHAGRKVMEYGLSVKLIHQAPDNSYGVIQVSYDKPNEAPIANFTLKVEGMSVTSSNVSSDPDGEIVGYLWDFGNGQTSTEFNPSWSYDKAGEYTVVLTVTDDQGATARHSETIEIVAAVNEPPVAQGGYFPLFGRYALLYSTSYDPDGHIVKTRWKLGKKKVRFGTVIFTRLPANKKAVRLTVTDNEGEKDSTKIRLD